The Paenibacillus sp. MBLB1832 genome has a window encoding:
- a CDS encoding Ger(x)C family spore germination protein has product MGLLRRRLSLPLTLLLTATLLTGCWDRTETNDVAFVLTSSADLEDDGRYRVAYMFPLPGSMGGASGGGGGTGGSKSYYIDSEVGMTFRDAVGKLQKRTARRIFLAHRRTIVIGEKLAKSGINSIFDALPRSPENRMTTFLVATKGKGYDLLNTEPRFERFPAEVIRELAKSRQSLPTSTKEIGLTLSFKSDPIMSYIEPAEGQAATNPSKEMQLTGYVQFKSDRMVGLYKKQEANGLMWLLNQVKQQQFTFPASDDKLITIAVHGGRSKITPKLHDDKITFNVDAEAQGIVVEDHSNEDLYRAEILRTIEDKFAEQVKNAIVASIKQMQKEGTDSAQLGLKVWRSYPKKWKEKFEGDWEHYFKEAEFHIVVKASIPNTGVINRNVTTEGM; this is encoded by the coding sequence ATGGGTCTTCTTAGACGACGTCTCTCACTTCCTTTGACCCTACTACTCACAGCAACGCTGCTTACAGGTTGTTGGGATCGTACAGAAACCAACGATGTTGCCTTTGTTCTTACCTCTTCGGCCGACTTGGAAGATGACGGCAGGTACCGCGTAGCCTATATGTTTCCTCTTCCAGGCAGTATGGGCGGCGCCAGCGGCGGAGGCGGCGGTACGGGAGGCAGCAAGAGCTATTACATCGATTCGGAGGTAGGAATGACTTTTCGCGATGCGGTAGGTAAACTTCAAAAGCGGACGGCGAGGCGTATCTTTCTAGCCCATCGAAGAACGATCGTTATTGGTGAGAAACTAGCTAAATCAGGGATTAACTCCATCTTCGATGCCCTCCCACGTTCGCCAGAGAATCGGATGACTACCTTTCTAGTCGCTACGAAAGGCAAGGGATATGACCTTCTAAATACAGAACCAAGGTTCGAACGATTTCCTGCAGAAGTGATTCGCGAGTTGGCTAAATCCAGACAATCCCTGCCAACATCTACGAAAGAAATTGGTCTTACGTTAAGTTTCAAAAGTGATCCGATTATGAGTTATATTGAACCAGCAGAGGGACAAGCAGCTACGAACCCATCGAAAGAAATGCAGCTGACTGGCTATGTACAATTCAAAAGCGACCGCATGGTGGGGCTCTATAAGAAACAAGAAGCGAATGGACTGATGTGGCTGCTCAATCAAGTGAAACAGCAGCAGTTCACTTTTCCAGCTTCGGACGATAAATTGATTACGATTGCTGTCCATGGCGGAAGATCAAAGATCACGCCAAAACTACATGACGATAAAATTACTTTCAATGTAGACGCAGAAGCACAAGGCATTGTTGTAGAAGACCACTCGAATGAGGATCTATACCGCGCCGAAATTCTTCGTACGATCGAAGATAAGTTCGCAGAGCAAGTTAAAAATGCCATAGTAGCTTCGATTAAACAGATGCAAAAGGAAGGTACGGATTCAGCACAACTCGGACTTAAAGTCTGGCGCTCGTATCCGAAAAAGTGGAAAGAAAAGTTCGAAGGTGATTGGGAGCATTATTTTAAAGAAGCGGAGTTCCATATTGTCGTCAAAGCTTCCATTCCCAACACAGGCGTCATTAATCGCAATGTGACGACAGAAGGGATGTAG
- a CDS encoding GerAB/ArcD/ProY family transporter: MRQLSWLTSSVVTSGGILTLQNVLVRINQMDAWFSYLLSIFYVFLIAAFFGYLVKLFPGHHIFEITKLLLGKWAGTAVNLLILFHFWQIKIRDISSISRFNTTLLLRVTPLEILILLTCVLLMYFGKSSVEVIARVNDLFYPLFVCTVMIMPLLLSNEIQLRLLTPAMTMPIQHWFASSILTIGSAGDIFILGAFLHLLSNAKHVRSAIRHGSLLGFFLLTLILFLIIAVLGPMMPANFSYPTYNLVQMIHVTDFLDRVDLIMLMIWFPTITCKHIAIYLAFLIGISSLVNDRNYPVINKPIALLITLSAILSFKSTTELLAFSNFASPVIVLAYQPLLMLVLVIAGLLKQRKAAANNASDATSAPTDNGGLGITGSQGTSGTANNQHKTGQLSSRLSFTQWLWSGNVLLILCVVCVLTGLMFGMSLPWMGKLCAMCFCVCLLLSTATTYMELTKLKQVKSGNE; encoded by the coding sequence ATGCGTCAGCTCTCCTGGTTGACCTCATCCGTTGTCACGAGCGGAGGTATCCTCACGTTACAGAATGTATTAGTTCGAATTAATCAAATGGATGCCTGGTTCTCCTACTTGCTTTCGATTTTCTATGTGTTTTTGATCGCCGCCTTTTTTGGCTATCTGGTCAAACTGTTTCCTGGACACCATATATTCGAAATTACCAAGTTACTGCTGGGGAAATGGGCGGGTACCGCTGTCAATTTATTGATTCTTTTTCACTTCTGGCAAATAAAAATTCGAGATATTTCCTCTATATCAAGGTTTAATACAACGCTCTTGCTGCGCGTAACACCACTCGAAATACTCATTTTACTTACCTGTGTCCTGCTGATGTATTTTGGCAAATCGAGTGTTGAGGTCATCGCACGTGTGAACGACTTATTTTATCCGCTCTTTGTTTGTACTGTTATGATCATGCCATTACTTCTTTCTAACGAAATCCAACTGCGGCTTCTTACGCCAGCCATGACGATGCCCATTCAGCATTGGTTTGCCAGCTCCATCCTGACGATCGGAAGCGCAGGCGATATCTTCATTCTGGGTGCGTTTCTTCATCTGCTTAGTAATGCTAAACATGTGCGATCTGCGATTCGGCACGGCTCGTTGCTTGGATTTTTCCTGCTTACACTCATTTTATTCTTAATTATCGCAGTTCTCGGTCCAATGATGCCTGCCAATTTTTCTTATCCGACTTATAATCTGGTTCAAATGATTCACGTAACTGACTTTCTCGATCGCGTAGATCTCATTATGCTGATGATTTGGTTTCCAACGATTACTTGTAAACACATCGCGATATATCTTGCTTTCTTAATCGGCATAAGCTCCCTGGTTAATGATCGCAACTATCCTGTTATTAATAAACCAATCGCGTTGTTGATCACATTAAGTGCAATTCTTTCATTTAAAAGCACCACAGAGCTGCTCGCTTTCTCTAACTTCGCTTCTCCCGTCATTGTCCTTGCCTATCAACCTCTGCTCATGCTGGTTCTTGTCATCGCAGGGCTATTGAAACAACGCAAGGCTGCAGCTAACAATGCATCCGATGCGACTTCTGCGCCAACAGACAATGGAGGGCTAGGGATTACAGGAAGCCAAGGGACTTCAGGAACTGCAAACAATCAGCATAAGACGGGACAGCTATCTAGCCGCTTATCGTTTACCCAATGGTTATGGTCGGGAAATGTACTGCTCATTCTCTGCGTAGTCTGTGTGCTCACTGGGCTGATGTTTGGCATGTCATTACCATGGATGGGCAAGCTTTGTGCGATGTGCTTTTGCGTGTGTCTACTCTTAAGCACCGCCACGACGTACATGGAATTGACAAAGCTGAAGCAAGTTAAATCTGGAAATGAATAG
- a CDS encoding ParM/StbA family protein, with product MIKLAGIDIGNDSIKLVMDGSREPLVIPNIIAPGYERHILQEEDSPLKALDVVIYSPSLSQRNQRYFVGQLALEHEDNLELEDTDNKALSDQSLVVALTALAYQGLTNQAANPGYGNVDEVEYTLGTGLPVRSFPKYSQTFEHRLLGEHEVTFLSTPQFHNRKIKVSIRKVAVSIEGAAAVFHLATHDSLQVKDEEIYNGCIGVCEIGALTTDFPVIKRMAIDNHFSHGEQIGMAMYLDAIIRDVEDAYGHLFPSRAKLAQRVKNRQFTIQLPGEGQVDIRPIVDQHFRRAAVRMVEMIKKRWRKCPDIQCFYVIGGGASALKPYIQDAAGAMKLRFTNDSEYLNVNGYLKVAKSRLNQSVPV from the coding sequence ATGATTAAGCTTGCAGGAATTGATATAGGGAACGATAGTATTAAATTGGTAATGGATGGGTCTAGAGAACCGCTCGTGATTCCGAATATTATTGCGCCTGGCTACGAAAGACATATTTTGCAAGAAGAAGATTCTCCATTGAAAGCATTGGATGTCGTCATCTACAGTCCGAGTCTTTCTCAACGGAATCAGAGATATTTCGTCGGGCAGCTTGCGCTGGAGCACGAAGATAATCTGGAGCTGGAAGACACGGACAATAAAGCGCTATCGGATCAATCTCTTGTTGTTGCTTTAACTGCACTTGCTTATCAGGGCCTTACGAATCAAGCGGCTAACCCTGGCTACGGCAACGTGGATGAAGTGGAATACACACTTGGAACTGGCTTGCCTGTGCGTTCCTTCCCCAAATACAGTCAAACCTTCGAGCACAGACTGCTCGGTGAGCACGAAGTAACGTTTCTATCTACACCGCAATTCCATAATCGCAAAATAAAAGTATCGATCCGCAAGGTTGCCGTCTCCATTGAAGGTGCGGCGGCGGTATTCCATCTGGCTACGCATGACAGCCTGCAGGTGAAAGACGAAGAAATCTACAACGGCTGTATTGGTGTATGCGAAATCGGCGCGTTGACGACAGATTTCCCTGTGATTAAGCGCATGGCGATCGATAACCATTTCAGCCATGGCGAGCAAATCGGGATGGCGATGTATCTGGATGCCATCATCCGTGATGTGGAAGATGCCTACGGCCATCTGTTCCCAAGCCGAGCGAAGCTCGCGCAACGCGTGAAGAATCGTCAATTCACGATTCAATTGCCTGGTGAAGGCCAAGTCGATATTCGGCCGATCGTGGATCAGCATTTCCGCCGCGCAGCAGTGCGCATGGTCGAGATGATCAAGAAACGCTGGCGCAAATGCCCAGACATCCAATGCTTCTATGTGATTGGCGGCGGGGCTTCCGCGCTGAAACCGTACATACAGGATGCAGCGGGTGCGATGAAACTGCGGTTTACGAACGACAGCGAATACTTGAATGTGAATGGCTACTTGAAAGTAGCAAAAAGCCGATTAAACCAGTCAGTACCTGTTTAG
- a CDS encoding M23 family metallopeptidase translates to MKFKWKPKKLTLVIIPDANQAVVRFRIPHLFAYLAAACLSMLLLISITIYMMHAHSLKQANDLASKLSGANEQWSATLTSKDAAIQKLQNEVIQLSQQAEQMKSKVEEVKKLESDLKSIAGIDPEPSNTAVASSSARKDDQQPTDANEASTGMGGSPNPLSDEMILKLGQQTLASLNELDGQVQELQTNLTATKEKVATKQQQLRITPTLWPTSTKVVTSPFGYRSDPFTKIPSYHSGIDFGAHENDPVYATADGKVVSTGKDIYHGNNIVIEHSKGLRTWYMHLNKILVNKGDSVEKGNTIGLVGSTGRSTGAHLHYEVLKNGESVDPKPYLKSLRKDDN, encoded by the coding sequence ATGAAGTTTAAGTGGAAACCCAAGAAACTGACACTGGTTATCATTCCTGATGCTAATCAAGCGGTCGTCAGGTTTCGCATTCCCCATCTATTTGCCTATCTCGCTGCAGCGTGCTTATCCATGCTGTTGCTGATTTCTATAACGATTTATATGATGCACGCCCACTCGTTGAAACAGGCGAATGACTTAGCCTCCAAGCTAAGCGGCGCTAATGAACAATGGAGCGCAACATTAACGTCCAAAGATGCAGCCATCCAGAAGCTGCAGAACGAAGTGATTCAGCTCTCCCAACAAGCTGAACAGATGAAATCGAAAGTCGAAGAAGTTAAAAAGCTCGAAAGCGACCTCAAATCGATCGCAGGCATCGATCCTGAGCCAAGTAACACGGCTGTAGCGAGCTCATCCGCTAGAAAGGATGACCAACAGCCGACCGATGCAAATGAAGCTTCTACCGGAATGGGGGGAAGTCCTAATCCCCTTTCGGATGAAATGATTCTGAAGCTGGGCCAGCAAACGTTGGCTTCCCTTAACGAGCTGGACGGTCAAGTCCAGGAGCTTCAGACGAATTTGACAGCAACGAAAGAGAAAGTCGCCACGAAGCAGCAGCAACTGCGGATTACACCAACGCTGTGGCCAACGAGCACGAAGGTGGTTACCTCCCCTTTCGGCTATCGCTCGGACCCTTTTACCAAGATTCCCAGCTATCATTCTGGCATTGATTTCGGCGCCCACGAGAACGATCCCGTCTACGCCACGGCAGATGGCAAAGTCGTCTCAACAGGCAAAGACATATACCACGGCAACAACATTGTGATTGAGCATTCCAAGGGCTTGCGCACCTGGTACATGCATTTAAATAAAATTCTTGTGAACAAAGGCGATTCCGTTGAAAAAGGCAATACCATCGGCTTAGTCGGATCCACAGGACGCAGTACGGGTGCACATCTTCATTACGAGGTTCTCAAAAACGGAGAAAGCGTGGATCCCAAACCTTATCTAAAATCGCTTCGAAAGGATGACAACTAG
- a CDS encoding bactofilin family protein, which translates to MFKKGRNLMNPNTTDTLIGEGTIFEGRIKSEASIRIEGGITGDIDCAGDVIIGEHGVVKSNIAARDVVLAGSVHGNITTKGKLTITSTGSLHGNISAASFIIEEGGVFQGSSKMETNGPVAVPVPNKEPETNQPVAAPEPIYKGTTIAM; encoded by the coding sequence ATGTTCAAAAAAGGCAGAAATCTCATGAATCCGAATACGACCGATACGTTGATTGGGGAGGGAACGATCTTCGAGGGTCGAATCAAATCCGAAGCCAGCATCCGCATTGAAGGCGGCATTACGGGGGATATCGATTGCGCAGGTGACGTTATCATCGGCGAGCACGGTGTGGTCAAATCGAACATTGCCGCTCGCGATGTCGTTCTAGCTGGCAGCGTGCATGGCAACATCACCACCAAAGGCAAGCTGACAATCACGTCCACGGGTTCCCTTCACGGCAATATTAGCGCAGCTTCCTTCATCATCGAAGAAGGCGGCGTGTTCCAAGGCAGCAGCAAAATGGAAACGAATGGTCCAGTGGCCGTTCCTGTGCCTAACAAAGAACCAGAGACGAATCAACCTGTTGCCGCGCCTGAACCGATCTACAAGGGTACGACCATCGCGATGTAA
- a CDS encoding HAD family hydrolase, whose amino-acid sequence MREQTILFDLDDTLVHCNKYFDFVIDQFVDLMLTWYAGHNLKQEDIRQKQQQIDLAGIHIHGFKPERFPQSFVETYQWFAQHYNRPVSHKEQDWLMQLGHTVYSYTVEPYPLMNETLQELKDAGHRLFLYTGGDVSIQKKKIKDVGLDLFFQDRIFVTVHKTKAFMNTLMHEQQFQREHTWMIGNSITTDVLPALHAGIHAIHIPVAEDWIFNQGTIDIAPKGAFYQLPSLQEVPEAIEGYLQKSM is encoded by the coding sequence ATGAGAGAACAAACTATCCTATTCGATCTTGATGATACATTAGTGCATTGCAATAAATATTTTGACTTTGTCATCGACCAATTCGTTGACTTGATGTTGACTTGGTATGCGGGCCACAACCTCAAACAGGAAGATATTCGGCAGAAGCAGCAGCAAATCGACTTGGCTGGCATTCATATTCATGGCTTCAAGCCAGAGCGGTTCCCACAGTCGTTCGTGGAAACGTACCAATGGTTCGCGCAGCACTATAACCGGCCTGTCAGCCACAAAGAACAGGACTGGCTCATGCAGCTCGGCCATACGGTTTATTCCTACACGGTTGAGCCTTATCCGCTCATGAATGAAACCTTGCAGGAATTGAAAGATGCTGGGCATCGACTATTCCTGTACACGGGCGGCGATGTCTCGATTCAGAAGAAGAAAATCAAGGATGTTGGTCTTGATCTATTCTTCCAGGATCGGATCTTCGTGACCGTTCACAAGACCAAGGCGTTCATGAACACGCTGATGCATGAGCAGCAATTTCAACGTGAGCATACCTGGATGATCGGGAACTCGATCACCACGGATGTGCTGCCAGCCTTGCATGCGGGTATCCATGCCATCCACATTCCCGTTGCAGAAGATTGGATATTCAACCAAGGGACCATCGATATTGCGCCGAAAGGCGCCTTTTATCAGCTGCCTTCATTGCAGGAAGTGCCTGAAGCTATTGAGGGATATCTACAGAAATCCATGTAA
- a CDS encoding ABC transporter permease, with amino-acid sequence MNRLFNLIRNEHMKIYRRLRTLILALLLVVITVLTGILSHSNDHVNDNWKTRAAETIAHNKTELTNPDIPEKFKKQMREDNAMQQYMLDHDYPPMDNTLWGGMLTAAGLVVVLTLFTVIIAGDMVASEFTWGTIKLLLIRPASRSKILLSKYVTTLMFSAAFLVLLFITALIVNGILYGFGRLGLPHLTVNAAGEVKEASMLFHVLATYGLKLVELVMIVTLAFMISTVFRSASLAIGLSIFIMFAGNVITLLFLRYSWGKYFLFANTDLTQYLEDQPLAEGMTMGFSITVLLFYFLLFNVLSWEIFRRRDIAA; translated from the coding sequence GTGAATCGATTGTTTAATCTCATTCGCAATGAGCATATGAAAATATATCGCAGACTGCGCACCCTGATTCTCGCTCTCCTCTTAGTTGTTATTACCGTTCTGACAGGGATCCTGTCCCACTCGAACGATCATGTGAACGATAACTGGAAAACGAGAGCGGCCGAAACGATCGCCCATAATAAAACGGAGCTGACGAATCCAGACATTCCCGAAAAGTTCAAAAAGCAGATGCGTGAAGACAACGCGATGCAGCAGTACATGCTGGATCATGACTATCCGCCGATGGATAACACGTTATGGGGCGGGATGCTCACAGCGGCAGGCTTGGTTGTCGTTTTGACTTTATTTACGGTTATTATTGCAGGTGATATGGTGGCCAGTGAGTTCACTTGGGGAACGATCAAGCTGCTGCTCATTCGTCCCGCCAGCCGGTCGAAAATCCTTTTGTCGAAGTATGTGACAACCCTGATGTTCTCAGCAGCGTTTCTGGTGCTCCTGTTTATTACGGCCTTGATCGTCAATGGGATTCTGTATGGGTTCGGACGTTTGGGTCTGCCGCATCTGACTGTGAACGCAGCGGGTGAGGTGAAGGAAGCCTCCATGTTGTTCCATGTACTTGCAACCTATGGTTTAAAATTAGTCGAGCTTGTGATGATCGTCACACTGGCTTTTATGATTTCAACTGTGTTCCGCAGTGCTTCACTGGCGATTGGATTGAGTATTTTCATCATGTTTGCAGGGAATGTCATTACGCTATTGTTCCTGCGCTATTCGTGGGGCAAGTACTTCCTATTCGCCAATACGGATCTCACCCAATATCTCGAAGATCAACCGCTGGCTGAAGGCATGACCATGGGCTTCTCGATCACGGTGCTCCTGTTCTACTTCCTGTTGTTCAATGTACTTTCCTGGGAAATATTCCGAAGACGCGATATTGCCGCTTAA
- a CDS encoding ABC transporter ATP-binding protein translates to MSALPDKHAPIVEVDSISKRIGSKTIIDKLSFQVPRGEVFGFLGPNGAGKTTTIRMMVGLMSISVGDIRIGGYSIRTHFEQAIRHVGAIVENPEMYKFLSGYNNLVHYARMLPGIGEERIQEVIDLVGMSNRIHDKVKTYSLGMRQRLGIAQALLHKPSVLILDEPTNGLDPAGIRELRDHLRKLTRDEGISVIVSSHLLAEMELMCDRVAIIQNGRLVDVRLIKEYTQEGAKQRVLFEVDAPVQAQQLAQQQGLSVEIIEDSLVMSVDKQEIAAWNRRFVEAGIAVYGIRKSTKTLEDQFLEVTGSESIV, encoded by the coding sequence ATGTCAGCGTTACCAGATAAGCACGCTCCCATTGTAGAGGTTGACTCGATTTCGAAACGCATCGGTTCCAAAACGATTATTGATAAGCTCAGCTTCCAAGTCCCGCGCGGCGAAGTATTTGGTTTTCTCGGGCCGAACGGTGCAGGCAAAACGACAACCATCCGCATGATGGTTGGACTTATGTCGATTTCGGTAGGAGATATCCGTATTGGCGGATACTCCATTCGAACGCATTTTGAGCAGGCGATTCGCCATGTCGGCGCGATTGTTGAGAACCCCGAAATGTACAAATTTCTAAGTGGATATAACAATTTGGTTCATTATGCCCGAATGCTGCCAGGCATTGGCGAAGAGCGGATTCAAGAAGTGATCGATCTTGTCGGGATGAGCAATCGCATTCACGATAAGGTGAAAACGTATTCGCTTGGGATGCGCCAACGATTAGGCATCGCACAAGCACTTTTACATAAGCCTTCGGTTCTTATTCTAGACGAGCCCACGAATGGACTGGATCCAGCGGGCATCCGTGAGCTGCGGGATCATTTGCGCAAGTTGACGCGGGATGAAGGGATATCCGTCATCGTCTCGTCGCATCTGTTAGCAGAGATGGAGCTGATGTGTGACCGCGTAGCGATCATTCAGAACGGCCGTCTCGTCGACGTCCGACTCATCAAGGAATACACGCAGGAGGGCGCTAAGCAGCGGGTGCTGTTTGAAGTGGATGCGCCTGTACAAGCGCAGCAATTGGCACAACAACAAGGCCTCTCTGTTGAAATCATTGAAGACAGCCTTGTGATGAGCGTGGACAAGCAGGAAATCGCAGCATGGAACCGCCGCTTCGTTGAAGCGGGAATTGCGGTGTACGGGATTCGCAAGTCGACGAAAACGTTGGAAGATCAATTTTTAGAGGTGACGGGAAGTGAATCGATTGTTTAA
- a CDS encoding sensor histidine kinase, with amino-acid sequence MIQRRPWHGVEWSLFIVLTGAALLGLLYGCLHVAEQPFSHILLTILAILLSYGVPFLFWRPYYVNTTCYPIAVLLTGIPLQIYLAWMEQDALLTINCPIMVIGFLTDRKNAWWTAPIFMLGMPVAYFFLLHSGMGVGQLFSFILNAVLFFAIGLSLQRVVTSNEHTEKLLEENQRQYHLIHEQNNVLEQYANQIEQLTLVEERNRMARELHDTVGHTFTSVIMGMDAVSYLIEVSPEKAKEKLDVLRGVTRAGLEEVRRSIHQMVPQEGDVLLSHQLSHLANEFALHTGTHIEFTTVSEEFDIPKLTKLSLIRCLQESLTNAKRHGKASSIQIVLTYADDQVSLRVEDDGVGTSDLKVGFGINAMQERISALQGMLSVHSLSEQGTVVHCTIPVKRLPSF; translated from the coding sequence ATGATCCAACGAAGACCGTGGCACGGGGTTGAATGGTCCTTGTTTATCGTTCTGACAGGCGCTGCGCTGCTTGGTTTACTATATGGCTGCCTGCATGTCGCTGAACAACCCTTCTCCCACATCCTGTTAACGATATTGGCGATTTTACTTTCTTACGGGGTTCCCTTTTTATTCTGGCGACCTTACTATGTCAACACAACGTGCTATCCGATCGCAGTCCTGCTCACGGGCATTCCCTTGCAAATTTACTTGGCTTGGATGGAGCAAGACGCGCTACTTACCATTAATTGCCCAATTATGGTCATCGGATTCCTCACCGATCGAAAAAATGCCTGGTGGACCGCTCCCATCTTCATGCTGGGGATGCCTGTGGCTTATTTTTTCCTCCTGCATAGCGGGATGGGGGTCGGGCAATTATTTAGTTTCATTTTGAATGCCGTCCTCTTCTTCGCGATCGGTCTTAGCTTGCAGCGGGTCGTCACCTCGAACGAGCACACCGAGAAACTGCTGGAAGAGAACCAACGACAATACCATCTGATTCATGAGCAAAATAACGTCCTCGAGCAATACGCCAATCAGATCGAACAGCTGACATTGGTGGAAGAACGAAATCGTATGGCGCGCGAGCTGCACGATACGGTGGGGCATACCTTTACTTCCGTTATCATGGGGATGGATGCGGTGTCGTATCTCATCGAAGTGTCACCAGAGAAGGCGAAGGAGAAGCTCGATGTGCTGCGTGGCGTGACCCGAGCTGGTCTAGAGGAAGTACGTCGCAGTATTCACCAAATGGTTCCGCAAGAGGGCGACGTGCTGCTCTCCCATCAGCTGTCCCACCTCGCCAATGAGTTCGCCCTGCACACAGGAACACACATTGAATTCACGACCGTCAGCGAAGAATTCGACATTCCGAAACTGACGAAGCTTTCGCTCATTCGCTGCCTGCAGGAGTCCTTGACGAATGCCAAGCGCCATGGCAAAGCGTCTTCCATTCAAATCGTGCTAACCTATGCGGACGATCAAGTCAGTCTTCGCGTTGAAGATGATGGCGTTGGAACCTCTGATCTCAAAGTCGGCTTCGGCATTAATGCCATGCAGGAACGGATTTCTGCGCTGCAAGGCATGCTGTCTGTCCATTCCTTGTCTGAGCAAGGCACGGTCGTTCATTGCACGATTCCAGTCAAAAGATTACCATCATTCTAA
- a CDS encoding response regulator transcription factor, with product MSVNQAPLKLLLVDDQDLIRESLHIVLGMDPDIEVVGLAENGHIAVQLCEDQHPDVVLMDIHMPIMDGVEATRRIKAKWPQIRVIILTTFQEISYVLDALSAGAEGYLLKAIHPKDLAAGVKWVHQGGTLIPHDIAKMLVAQARGGAAEKGAAPGAEEAVRADAYGLSERELQVLHCIADGLNNREIAEKLFLSEGTVKNYISNIYSKMDVRDRVQASKKAHEEGML from the coding sequence GTGTCTGTTAACCAAGCTCCGCTTAAACTGCTCCTGGTCGATGATCAGGATTTAATTCGTGAAAGTCTCCATATCGTACTCGGCATGGACCCTGACATCGAGGTCGTCGGGTTGGCCGAGAACGGCCACATCGCCGTCCAGCTGTGTGAAGATCAGCACCCTGATGTGGTGCTAATGGACATCCATATGCCGATCATGGACGGCGTTGAGGCTACGCGCCGAATTAAGGCCAAGTGGCCGCAAATTCGCGTCATTATCCTGACCACCTTCCAGGAGATCAGCTATGTGCTCGACGCTCTCAGCGCAGGAGCCGAAGGCTACTTGCTGAAGGCGATTCACCCCAAGGACCTCGCCGCAGGGGTCAAATGGGTTCATCAAGGCGGCACGCTGATCCCGCACGACATCGCCAAAATGCTCGTGGCGCAGGCGCGCGGCGGCGCGGCTGAGAAGGGAGCAGCACCTGGAGCGGAAGAGGCTGTGCGAGCCGACGCTTATGGGCTTAGCGAGCGCGAGCTGCAGGTGCTGCATTGTATCGCGGATGGGCTTAACAATCGCGAAATCGCGGAGAAACTGTTCCTCTCCGAGGGAACGGTGAAGAACTACATCTCTAACATCTACTCGAAGATGGATGTGCGCGATCGGGTTCAAGCGTCGAAGAAAGCGCATGAGGAAGGTATGTTGTAG